The following are from one region of the Capsicum annuum cultivar UCD-10X-F1 chromosome 1, UCD10Xv1.1, whole genome shotgun sequence genome:
- the LOC107857371 gene encoding methanol O-anthraniloyltransferase, with protein MAHIRPISITHHKPELVVPSIATPRETKQLSEIDDQGSTRFQIPILMFYKYNSLMEGKDPAKLIKDGLSKTLVFYYPLAGRLIEGPNRKLMVNCNGEGVLFVEADANVELEKLGDSIKPPCPYLDLLLCNVPGSDGIIGCSLLLVQVTRFSCGGFAVGLRFNHTMMDGYGLNIFLNALSELIQGASAPSILPVWERHLLSARSLPSITCTHHEFDEQIESKIAWESMEDKLIQKSFFFGKKEMEAIKNQVSPNCESTKFELLMAFLWKCRTIALGLNSEEIVRLTYLINIRGKLQKFELPAGYYGNAFVTPTAVSKAGLLCSNSLTYAVELVKKVKDHMNEEYIKSLIDLMAIKGRPELTKSWNFIVSDNRYIGLDEVGFGWGRPIFGGVAKAISFISFGVPVKNDKGDKGILIAISLPPMAMKKFEEVVYKVTSKNVEGVDIISKT; from the exons ATGGCACACATTAGACCAATTTCAATAACACATCACAAGCCGGAATTAGTAGTTCCATCAATAGCAACACCTCGTGAAACAAAACAGCTTTCTGAAATAGATGATCAAGGGAGTACCCgttttcaaattcccatattAATGTTTTACAAATATAATTCTTTAATGGAAGGAAAAGATCCTGCAAAATTAATTAAAGATGGATTGTCTAAAACATTAGTGTTTTACTATCCATTAGCTGGCAGACTTATTGAAGGACCTAATAGGAAGCTTATGGTGAATTGCAATGGTGAAGGAGTCTTGTTTGTTGAAGCTGATGCTAATGTGGAGCTTGAGAAATTAGGCGACTCCATCAAACCACCATGTCCATATTTGGATCTACTACTTTGCAATGTTCCTGGTTCTGATGGGATCATTGGCTGCTCTCTTTTGTTAGTTCAG GTGACTCGTTTTAGTTGTGGTGGATTCGCTGTTGGTTTAAGATTTAATCACACAATGATGGATGGCTATGGCTTAAATATATTTCTAAATGCGTTAAGTGAATTAATTCAAGGCGCTTCTGCACCTTCTATCTTACCTGTATGGGAAAGGCATCTTCTAAGTGCAAGATCACTACCAAGCATTACATGTACTCACCATGAGTTTGATGAGCAAATCGAATCAAAAATTGCATGGGAATCCATGGAAGACAAGTTGAtacaaaaatcatttttctttggCAAAAAGGAGATGGAAGCTATTAAAAATCAAGTTTCTCCAAATTGTGAAAGTACAAAATTTGAGTTATTGATGGCGTTTTTATGGAAATGCCGTACAATTGCACTTGGTCTAAACTCTGAAGAAATTGTTCGTTTAACATACCTTATTAACATACGTGGAAAGTTGCAAAAATTTGAATTGCCAGCCGGATATTATGGAAATGCATTCGTTACTCCAACTGCAGTATCAAAAGCAGGATTATTATGTTCAAATTCACTAACATATGCAGTTGAATTGGTCAAGAAAGTTAAAGATCATATGAATGAAGAATACATTAAATCACTGATTGATTTAATGGCTATTAAAGGAAGACCAGAATTGACAAAATCTTGGAATTTTATTGTCTCAGATAATAGATATATTGGATTAGATGAAGTTGGTTTTGGATGGGGAAGACCCATTTTTGGAGGAGTTGCAAAAGCTATATCTTTCATTAGTTTTGGTGTACCTGTCAAAAATGATAAGGGAGACAAAGGTATTTTGATAGCTATAAGTTTACCTCCCATGGCAATGAAAAAATTTGAAGAGGTTGTGTACAAGGTAACTTCAAAAAATGTGGAAGGAGTTGACATAATTTCAAAGACGTAa
- the LOC107857372 gene encoding alcohol acyl transferase 1 allele GSa: MAHTMPVSITYHKPELVAPSMVTPYETKHLSDIDDQGSLRFQIPTLTFYKYNSSMEGKDPAKFIKRGLSKTLVFYYPLAGRLIEGPNKKLMVNCNGEGVLFVEADANVELEKLGESIKPPCPYLDLLLHHVPGSDGIIGCPLVLVQVTRFNCGGFVVGFRVNHTMMDAYGFKIFLSALSELIQGASAPSILPVWQRHLLSARSSPCITCTHHEFDEEIESKIAWESMEDQLIQQSFFFGNKEMEAMRTQVSPNCESTKFELLMAFLWKCRTIALNLHSEQIVRLTYLINIRGKSQKFKLPHGYYGNAFISPATVSKAGLLCSNPLSYAVELVKKLKDHLTEEYIKSVSDLILIKGRPELSKSWNFIISDNRSSGLDDFDFGWGNPILGGTAQAISFISFGVPVKNDKEEKGILIAISLPPLAMEKFQEVVYKMTLRNVEGVNKISKM; this comes from the exons ATGGCACACACTATGCCAGTTTCAATAACGTATCACAAGCCGGAATTAGTAGCCCCATCAATGGTAACACCTTATGAGACAAAACATCTTTCTGACATAGATGATCAAGGGAGTCTTCGTTTTCAAATTCCCACATTAACGTTTTACAAATACAATTCTTCAATGGAAGGAAAAGATCCTGCAAAATTTATTAAACGTGGATTGTCTAAAACACTTGTATTTTACTATCCATTAGCTGGTAGGCTCATTGAAGGACCTAATAAGAAGCTTATGGTGAATTGCAATGGTGAAGGAGTCTTGTTTGTTGAAGCTGATGCTAATGTGGAGCTTGAGAAGTTAGGAGAGTCAATTAAACCGCCATGTCCATACCTGGATTTACTACTTCACCATGTTCCTGGTTCTGATGGGATCATTGGTTGTCCACTAGTGTTAGTTCAG GTGACTCGTTTTAACTGTGGTGGATTCGTTGTTGGATTCAGAGTTAACCACACTATGATGGATGCCTATGGctttaaaatatttctaagtgcatTAAGTGAATTAATTCAAGGAGCTTCTGCACCTTCTATATTACCTGTATGGCAAAGGCATCTCCTAAGTGCTAGATCATCACCATGTATTACATGTACTCACCATGAGTTTGATGAGGAAATTGAATCAAAAATTGCATGGGAATCTATGGAAGACCAGTTGATACAACAATCATTTTTCTTTGGAAATAAGGAGATGGAAGCGATGAGAACACAAGTTTCTCCAAATTGTGAAAGTACAAAATTTGAGCTATTGATGGCGTTTTTATGGAAATGTCGTACTATTGCACTTAATTTGCACTCAGAACAAATTGTTCGTTTGACATACCTTATTAACATACGTGGaaagtcacaaaaatttaaattgccGCATGGATATTATGGAAATGCGTTCATATCTCCGGCCACAGTATCAAAAGCAGGATTGTTATGTTCAAATCCACTATCATATGCAGTTGAACTAGTCAAGAAACTTAAAGATCATTTGACTGAAGAATACATTAAATCAGTATCTGATTTAATTCTGATTAAAGGAAGACCAGAATTGTCAAAATCTTGGAATTTTATTATCTCAGATAATAGATCTAGTGGATTAgatgattttgattttggatGGGGAAACCCCATTTTAGGAGGAACTGCACaagctatatccttcattagtTTTGGAGTGCCCGTTAAAAAtgacaaagaagaaaaaggtatTTTAATAGCTATAAGCTTGCCTCCTCTAGCCATGGAGAAATTTCAAGAAGTTGTCTACAAGATGACTTTAAGAAATGTGGAAGGAgtcaacaaaatttcaaagatGTAA